From a region of the Acinetobacter calcoaceticus genome:
- a CDS encoding flavodoxin family protein, whose protein sequence is MSNSNIAVVYFSGYGHTKVVAETFANEINAQLIQIDQEGNIADQDWQTLNDAKGIVFGAPTYMGTAPWQFKKFADATSKVWFTRGWQDKVFAGFTNSASLNGDKQVTLIQLQTLASQHGGIWVSLGLLPANTKTATREDVNNLGGSVGLLVQSPSDASAEEVPTGDLETTKLYAQRVQSIVNKIYG, encoded by the coding sequence ATGTCTAACTCTAATATCGCGGTTGTATATTTCTCTGGTTATGGCCACACAAAAGTTGTTGCTGAAACGTTTGCAAACGAGATTAATGCTCAGCTCATTCAGATTGATCAGGAAGGTAATATTGCTGATCAAGATTGGCAGACATTAAATGATGCAAAGGGGATTGTTTTTGGTGCTCCGACTTATATGGGGACAGCGCCATGGCAGTTTAAAAAGTTTGCTGATGCAACTTCAAAAGTGTGGTTTACACGCGGCTGGCAAGATAAAGTATTTGCAGGTTTCACAAACAGCGCGAGCTTAAATGGGGATAAGCAAGTAACTCTTATTCAACTACAAACTTTAGCATCACAGCATGGTGGGATTTGGGTAAGCCTTGGTTTATTACCAGCAAATACAAAAACTGCAACACGTGAAGATGTAAATAACTTAGGTGGTTCAGTGGGGCTTTTAGTTCAATCGCCTTCTGATGCAAGTGCGGAAGAGGTTCCGACAGGTGATCTTGAAACAACAAAACTTTATGCTCAACGTGTACAAAGCATTGTGAATAAAATTTACGGTTAA